The Phycisphaerae bacterium RAS1 genome includes a region encoding these proteins:
- the racE gene encoding Glutamate racemase 1, protein MSTQPIGVFDSGLGGLSVVRQLRRELPNENIVYFGDTARVPYGSKSKRTVVTFAVECARFVLQHDPKLIVAACNTASALAMEELHAALPVPVVGVVEPGAAAAARLADGGSVAVLGTEATIASRAYPTAIHALNPQAAVDAAACPLLVPLVEEGRDSADPIVQLAVRTYLEPLRGPKLRAVVLGCTHYPLLREAIAEFLGAGVAIVDSGRETALVVHERLAADGLLSPSREQGSIRCYVSDNPARFRRVSSRFLDEDVNEVELVEPERYISALQP, encoded by the coding sequence GTGAGCACACAACCCATCGGCGTCTTTGATTCAGGCCTGGGCGGGCTCTCGGTCGTGCGCCAGCTTCGCCGCGAATTGCCGAATGAGAACATCGTCTATTTCGGCGACACGGCCCGCGTGCCCTACGGCTCAAAATCGAAGCGGACGGTGGTGACGTTCGCCGTCGAATGCGCCCGCTTTGTGCTGCAGCACGATCCGAAGCTCATTGTCGCCGCCTGCAACACGGCCAGCGCGCTGGCGATGGAGGAACTGCACGCCGCCCTGCCCGTTCCTGTCGTCGGCGTGGTCGAGCCGGGAGCGGCCGCCGCCGCGCGGCTGGCGGATGGCGGAAGCGTGGCCGTGCTTGGGACGGAGGCGACCATCGCGAGTCGAGCCTATCCGACGGCAATTCACGCGCTGAATCCGCAGGCCGCTGTGGATGCGGCGGCCTGCCCGCTTTTGGTGCCGCTGGTCGAAGAGGGGCGCGACTCGGCTGATCCGATCGTGCAGCTCGCGGTGCGGACCTACCTGGAGCCGCTGCGCGGCCCGAAGCTGCGCGCGGTGGTGCTGGGCTGCACCCACTACCCGCTGCTGCGCGAGGCAATCGCGGAGTTCCTCGGCGCCGGCGTCGCGATCGTGGACAGCGGCCGCGAGACGGCCCTGGTCGTTCACGAGCGGCTTGCCGCCGACGGTTTGTTGTCTCCATCACGCGAGCAAGGTAGCATTCGCTGCTACGTGAGCGATAATCCGGCTCGTTTCCGCCGCGTATCCTCGCGTTTCCTTGATGAAGACGTGAATGAAGTTGAACTGGTCGAACCGGAGCGCTACATCAGCGCCCTCCAGCCGTAG
- the pppA gene encoding Leader peptidase PppA — protein sequence MPAMTPVIELFVWTLGLCVGSFLNVVIYRLPAGLSVAEPRWSFCPQCGTPIRWFDNIPILGWLVLRGRCRTCRAFISPQYPLVEALTGLAFVLLYHLLFVDQARAGVSANLPRDLPLLLAWLTLAAALVACSAMDIATYTVDVRLTELAAGAGVLLGALWPRGPIAAIEASSPYVAGAAAAFLVSLVMLWWSVWRPGAAHGADGPEATVADEPPSAADEPQPCAGTPARRWPTVLAVLALLLCALGLIGHSAALLPPLDRWLLPAAAITLMFLLTALAGSRQREADADVADAIQREQPIARYVILSELLWLAPMIVTGTMVVLLALYVPTVEGAWRRAASWSPGGGFFPLAGAPLAMFGAVIGAAAGWLLRIVFTLILGREAFGLGDIYILAAIGAAAGWDIAVIGLLLSTGIAMLGLVVGLATKSAAVIPFGPWLSLGCITALWLDGPLHRIFAEYADNLHYAWRHRPDIVSIAGGLLLVGGVGAMTLARVVRAALERAASGPPPDDPHAPPPPGAAPPPSPQDEPTVSA from the coding sequence GTGCCCGCCATGACGCCGGTGATCGAGCTTTTCGTGTGGACCCTGGGACTGTGCGTGGGGAGCTTCCTGAACGTCGTCATCTACCGCCTGCCGGCGGGGCTGTCGGTGGCTGAGCCGCGCTGGTCGTTCTGCCCGCAGTGCGGCACGCCGATCCGCTGGTTCGACAACATCCCGATCCTCGGATGGCTCGTGCTGCGCGGCCGCTGCCGTACGTGTCGCGCGTTCATCTCGCCGCAGTATCCGCTGGTCGAGGCGCTCACCGGCCTGGCGTTTGTGCTGCTTTATCACCTGCTCTTCGTCGATCAGGCGCGCGCCGGCGTCTCGGCCAATTTACCGCGCGACCTGCCGCTCCTGCTGGCGTGGCTGACGCTGGCGGCGGCGCTGGTAGCCTGCTCGGCGATGGACATCGCGACCTACACGGTTGATGTGCGGCTGACGGAGCTGGCCGCCGGCGCGGGCGTGCTGCTAGGCGCGCTCTGGCCGCGCGGGCCGATCGCGGCGATCGAGGCCTCGTCGCCCTACGTCGCCGGCGCGGCTGCGGCGTTTCTCGTCAGCCTGGTCATGCTCTGGTGGAGCGTCTGGCGGCCGGGTGCTGCCCACGGCGCCGACGGACCGGAGGCCACGGTCGCAGACGAACCGCCGAGCGCCGCAGATGAGCCGCAGCCATGCGCCGGGACGCCCGCGCGGCGCTGGCCGACGGTGCTGGCGGTCCTGGCGCTCCTGCTGTGCGCCCTGGGACTGATCGGCCACAGCGCCGCGCTGCTGCCGCCGCTCGACCGCTGGCTGCTGCCGGCCGCGGCGATCACGTTGATGTTCCTGCTGACGGCGCTTGCCGGGAGTCGGCAGCGCGAGGCGGACGCTGACGTCGCCGACGCCATTCAGCGTGAGCAGCCGATCGCCCGCTACGTGATCCTGAGCGAGCTCTTGTGGCTGGCGCCGATGATCGTCACCGGGACGATGGTCGTGTTGCTGGCGTTGTACGTGCCGACGGTTGAGGGCGCGTGGCGCCGTGCTGCCAGTTGGTCGCCCGGCGGCGGCTTCTTTCCGCTGGCGGGAGCGCCGCTGGCCATGTTCGGCGCCGTGATCGGCGCCGCCGCCGGCTGGCTCCTTCGAATTGTGTTTACGCTGATTCTCGGGCGCGAGGCGTTCGGGCTGGGCGACATCTACATCCTGGCCGCGATCGGCGCCGCCGCCGGCTGGGACATCGCCGTCATCGGCCTGCTGCTCTCGACCGGCATCGCGATGCTCGGCCTGGTCGTGGGACTGGCGACGAAATCGGCGGCCGTGATTCCGTTTGGGCCCTGGCTCTCGCTGGGCTGCATCACGGCGCTCTGGCTCGACGGCCCGCTGCACCGCATTTTCGCCGAGTATGCCGACAACCTGCATTACGCCTGGCGGCATCGGCCGGATATCGTATCGATTGCCGGCGGGCTGCTTCTGGTCGGCGGCGTCGGGGCGATGACGCTGGCCCGTGTGGTTCGGGCGGCGCTCGAACGCGCCGCGAGCGGGCCGCCCCCGGACGATCCGCACGCGCCGCCGCCGCCGGGTGCGGCGCCGCCGCCGTCGCCTCAGGATGAGCCGACGGTGTCCGCATGA
- the aroL gene encoding Shikimate kinase 2: protein MTPPAGPPVRVERVCLIGYRGSGKSSVGRLLAARLGWEWIDTDERIAMTTGRSIREIFATEGEPAFRALEKAAVIDALSQQHAVISVGGGAVLDADSRRRMHDAALCVWLTAPVEILHERLAADPRGRMERPRLTELSELEEIRALLTRRAPYYREAAQLALDTGQMTIEQAADQISQRLAAARAEPDACPP from the coding sequence ATGACGCCGCCCGCCGGCCCGCCCGTCCGCGTCGAGCGCGTCTGTCTCATCGGCTATCGCGGGAGCGGCAAGAGCAGCGTCGGCCGATTGCTGGCGGCTCGGCTCGGATGGGAGTGGATCGACACGGATGAGCGCATCGCCATGACCACCGGCCGATCCATCCGCGAGATTTTCGCCACGGAAGGCGAGCCGGCATTCCGCGCGCTCGAAAAGGCGGCGGTGATCGATGCGCTGTCCCAGCAACATGCGGTCATCAGCGTCGGCGGCGGGGCCGTTCTGGACGCCGACAGTCGCCGCCGAATGCACGACGCGGCGCTGTGCGTATGGCTGACGGCGCCGGTCGAGATTCTGCACGAGCGGCTGGCCGCCGACCCGCGCGGCCGGATGGAGCGCCCGCGGCTGACGGAACTGTCAGAGCTGGAGGAAATCCGAGCGTTGCTGACGCGCCGCGCGCCGTACTATCGGGAGGCAGCGCAGCTCGCCTTGGACACGGGTCAAATGACGATAGAGCAGGCGGCCGATCAGATTTCGCAGCGCCTCGCCGCCGCGCGCGCGGAGCCGGATGCGTGCCCGCCATGA
- a CDS encoding Calcineurin-like phosphoesterase yields the protein MLVCFASDLHGRPTLYEQLEKIITDARPALVILGGDNHIDGDLDDPVGTQVGFIRSDLMPRIRRWLAAYPTMRVATILGNHDWRCAEIETQRSHDAGDIVLLDPRRPWSWNGTTFVGYSNTPPTPYWVKDFERLDLPTDAAPETGGAIWDAAAQRAVQAPPESYFTSRPSIAEDLDAIQPPAGRWILVCHAPPFDSKLDRLPHLDFPIGSQAVRRFISRTRPAIALHGHIHESPQVTGDFRDHVGGVLCVNPGQGRDELHAVLFDSDDPERTLRHSVFG from the coding sequence ATGCTCGTATGCTTCGCCAGTGATCTTCACGGTCGGCCGACGCTGTACGAGCAGCTCGAGAAGATCATCACCGATGCGCGTCCCGCGCTGGTCATCCTCGGCGGCGACAATCACATCGACGGCGACCTGGACGACCCCGTCGGAACGCAGGTCGGCTTCATTCGTTCCGACCTGATGCCCCGCATCCGCCGCTGGCTCGCGGCCTACCCGACGATGCGCGTCGCCACGATTCTCGGCAATCACGACTGGCGCTGCGCCGAAATCGAGACGCAGCGGTCTCACGACGCCGGCGATATCGTCCTGCTCGATCCGCGGCGCCCCTGGAGCTGGAACGGCACGACGTTCGTCGGCTACTCGAACACGCCGCCGACGCCCTACTGGGTGAAGGACTTCGAACGGCTCGACCTGCCGACCGACGCCGCCCCGGAGACCGGCGGCGCCATCTGGGACGCGGCGGCGCAGCGCGCCGTGCAGGCGCCGCCGGAAAGCTACTTCACCAGCCGTCCCTCCATCGCGGAAGATCTCGACGCGATTCAGCCTCCCGCCGGCCGCTGGATTCTGGTTTGCCACGCGCCGCCCTTTGATTCAAAGCTCGATCGCCTGCCGCATCTGGACTTCCCGATCGGCTCGCAGGCGGTGCGCCGGTTCATCTCCCGCACGCGGCCGGCGATCGCGCTGCACGGACACATTCACGAGTCGCCGCAGGTGACCGGCGATTTTCGCGATCACGTCGGCGGCGTGTTGTGCGTGAATCCCGGCCAGGGCCGCGACGAGCTGCACGCCGTCCTGTTTGACAGCGACGATCCCGAGCGCACGCTGCGGCATTCGGTGTTCGGATGA
- the ispG gene encoding 4-hydroxy-3-methylbut-2-en-1-yl diphosphate synthase (flavodoxin) — translation MNTRRKTRQVNVGGVPLGGDAPVALQSMTSGYTYEIDKCIAEVQKLARAGADLVRVAVPDKRDTEALPEILAASPVPIVADVHFHFERALEAIEAGVHKIRLNPGNLQDRSKVLRVIAACKERGVPIRVGVNEGGIVERRDKEQRAHEKATLAQSYRSNLIRIMLEKLEEYLRIFDEADFRDVVISAKSIDPTIVIDAYTAISERYDYPLHLGVTHAGPPETGRIRSVAALGTLLANGIGDTIRISYAADPVHEVDDGKELLCCLGLRSRTEPELIACPSCGRIEVDLFKLVTDVRRKLSEEMLPPIKLAVMGCVVNGPGECEGADVAIFAGRGKGIIYVQGEQKQTVPEPQMLEALLHECRELARRVERGEAVLSNAHVDVKPPDPLPRKGVSLTIVS, via the coding sequence ATGAACACGAGAAGAAAAACCCGCCAAGTCAACGTCGGCGGTGTGCCGCTGGGCGGCGACGCCCCGGTCGCCTTGCAATCCATGACCAGCGGCTACACCTACGAGATCGACAAGTGCATCGCCGAGGTGCAGAAGCTCGCGCGGGCCGGGGCCGACCTCGTCCGCGTCGCCGTGCCCGACAAGCGCGACACCGAGGCATTGCCCGAAATTCTGGCCGCCTCGCCGGTGCCGATCGTCGCCGATGTGCACTTCCACTTCGAGCGGGCGCTCGAGGCGATCGAGGCCGGCGTGCACAAAATCCGCCTCAACCCCGGCAACCTGCAGGACCGCTCGAAAGTGCTGCGCGTCATCGCCGCCTGCAAGGAGCGCGGCGTGCCGATTCGCGTCGGCGTGAACGAAGGCGGCATCGTCGAGCGGCGCGACAAGGAGCAGCGGGCGCACGAGAAGGCGACGCTGGCCCAGAGCTACCGCAGCAACCTCATTCGCATCATGCTCGAAAAGCTCGAAGAGTATCTGCGCATCTTTGACGAGGCTGATTTTCGCGACGTGGTCATTTCTGCCAAGAGCATCGACCCGACCATCGTCATCGACGCCTACACCGCGATCAGCGAGCGTTACGACTATCCGCTGCATCTGGGCGTCACGCACGCCGGCCCGCCGGAGACGGGGCGCATCCGCTCCGTCGCGGCCCTGGGCACGCTGCTCGCAAACGGCATCGGCGACACGATCCGCATCAGTTACGCCGCCGACCCGGTCCACGAAGTCGACGATGGCAAAGAGCTGCTCTGCTGCCTCGGCTTGCGCAGCCGGACGGAGCCGGAGCTGATTGCCTGCCCGAGCTGCGGGCGGATCGAGGTCGATCTTTTCAAGCTCGTGACCGACGTGCGGCGGAAGCTGTCCGAAGAAATGCTCCCGCCGATCAAGCTGGCGGTGATGGGCTGCGTGGTAAACGGCCCCGGCGAATGCGAAGGGGCGGACGTGGCGATTTTCGCGGGGCGCGGGAAGGGGATCATCTACGTGCAGGGGGAGCAGAAGCAGACCGTGCCCGAGCCGCAGATGCTCGAGGCGCTGCTGCACGAATGCCGCGAATTGGCGCGGCGCGTGGAGCGCGGCGAGGCGGTGCTGAGCAACGCGCACGTGGACGTGAAGCCGCCGGACCCGTTGCCGAGGAAGGGCGTGTCGCTGACCATAGTCTCGTGA
- the mazF5 gene encoding Toxin MazF5 → MSAPIRRPLRRGEIRWYRFERPDKQRPILILTRDSALEFLGEATVAPITSTIRDIPTEVVLSPADGVPRECAVNLDHVQTVSIGRIGKLVTTLGPRRMMEVRDALLFALEMRA, encoded by the coding sequence ATGAGCGCCCCCATTCGCCGGCCGCTCCGCCGCGGCGAAATTCGCTGGTACCGGTTCGAGCGCCCGGACAAGCAGCGCCCCATTCTGATTCTGACGCGCGACTCGGCGCTGGAGTTTCTGGGCGAGGCGACGGTGGCGCCGATTACGAGCACGATCCGCGACATCCCGACCGAAGTCGTGCTTTCGCCCGCCGATGGTGTTCCGCGCGAGTGTGCCGTCAACCTCGATCACGTTCAGACGGTGTCGATCGGCCGGATCGGCAAACTGGTGACGACGCTCGGCCCGCGGCGGATGATGGAGGTGCGCGACGCGCTGCTGTTTGCACTCGAAATGCGCGCGTAA